One window of the Micropterus dolomieu isolate WLL.071019.BEF.003 ecotype Adirondacks linkage group LG08, ASM2129224v1, whole genome shotgun sequence genome contains the following:
- the si:dkey-109j17.5 gene encoding zinc finger BED domain-containing protein 4 isoform X2, with product MYDDFVKRKDMKREGYSSASLHSFTANGGNTHFTLPISTGGGGGVGGMGTLEGGVGGGSGGGVTKFDRHDPRQVLISEAIAKMIVRDLQPVSIVENQGFRELLQLLEPRYTPERQHYIQSQLLPAYAYQAQLATRQALASTHALSLSLDLWRGLAGATSGYLGVTCHFLTSDWQMHSALLACLPLTGGSSGNRVLSEFDEVCHSHGVSGKAFRVVADPFLATSAITAKPCCLPGFVGSPPLANGQNEDDGGEADNGNAVEEGIRNGHVDGGEEGEWEDSWWEQSLGVCRVDCFSRSLEQCVSEGLRSCPQLSSSLAKAACFYNYITSAVPPEKLNQVFDGPGLILGGPGNTPLAARDWAAQLKVLRRLLDSVEFLEEMSGPGELALGGSERARLRELTDTLEPFTEAWDMVHGDRQVDTQTDRHVSVSLALPCVLGLRKHLSETSTPHCPSLLVGLSQAVESRLAPLLEDPLYITATTLDPQFKLTWSSNPDWHRQVLIEELSKHSTASGPTDPNTDLLAQSQTPPAPAPSPVSSLSRPCKLFSFIKQRPTAQAKSLEQELAVYLREEPTDEEALHYWRRKAIDFPLLAQVAKRAFTIPACGTVVESIFTTAGRFLRPERGRVLPKNLETLIYLKANYRLLWT from the exons ATGTATGATGACTTTGTGAAAAGGAAGGACATGAAGAGAGAGGGTTACTCCTCTGCTTCTCTGCATAGTTTCACCGCCAATGGAGGGAATACCCACTTCACTCTCCCCATCAgtactggaggaggaggaggtgttggAGGAATGGGAACTCTTGagggaggagtaggaggaggctCTGGAGGAGGGGTGACTAAGTTTGACAGACACGACCCACGTCAG GTTCTGATCTCCGAGGCCATAGCAAAGATGATTGTGCGTGATCTGCAGCCAGTGTCCATAGTGGAAAATCAAGGCTTCAGAGAGCTGCTTCAGCTCCTGGAGCCACGTTACACTCCTGAGCGCCAGCACTACATCCAGAGCCAGCTCCTCCCAGCCTACGCCTACCAAGCCCAGCTGGCAACCCGTCAGGCCCTGGCCTCAACACACGCCCTCAGTCTCAGCCTGGATCTCTGGAGGGGCTTAGCTGGAGCCACTTCAGG GTACCTCGGTGTCACCTGCCATTTTCTTACATCTGATTGGCAGATGCATTCAGCTCTCCTGGCGTGTCTCCCCCTGACTGGGGGCAGCTCTGGGAATCGTGTGCTTTCAGAATTTGATGAAGTATGTCACTCTCATGGCGTGTCAGGGAAAGCTTTTCGCGTTGTTGCTGACCCTTTCTTGGCAACATCAGCAATAACAGCAAAGCCATGTTGTCTTCCTGGTTTCGTGGGTTCACCTCCGCTCGCTAACGGGCAAAACGAAGATGATGGAGGAGAGGCGGACAATGGCAACGCTGTGGAGGAAGGGATCAGGAATGGCCACGTTGACggtggagaggaaggagaaTGGGAGGACTCATGGTGGGAGCAAAGTCTGGGTGTTTGTCGGGTGGACTGTTTCTCTCGGTCTCTTGAACAGTGTGTCAGTGAGGGGTTACGCTCCTGTCCACAACTCTCTTCCTCGCTGGCCAAGGCTGCCTGTTTCTACAACTACATTACCTCTGCCGTCCCACCTGAGAAACTTAACCAGGTGTTTGATGGTCCTGGGTTGATCTTGGGGGGTCCAGGAAATACCCCTCTTGCAGCAAGAGACTGGGCTGCTCAGCTTAAG GTGCTTCGGCGGCTGCTGGACTCAGTGGAATTCCTGGAGGAGATGAGTGGTCCGGGGGAGCTAGCACTGGGTGGTTCAGAGAGAGCCCGGCTGAGGGAGCTCACTGACACTCTGGAGCCCTTCACTGAGGCCTGGGACATGGTGCATggggacagacaggtagacacacagacagacagacatgtgtcCGTCAGTCTGGCGCTGCCATGTGTTCTGGGCCTTCGGAAGCACCTCTCTGAGACATCAACCCCCCACTGCCCCTCTCTCCTGGTAGGCCTCAGCCAGGCTGTCGAGAGTCGGCTGGCCCCTCTCCTGGAGGACCCCCTCTACATCACTGCCACCACCCTGGACCCCCAGTTCAAGCTCACATGGAGCAGCAACCCTGATTGGCACAGACAAGTTCTCATAGAGGAGTTATCCAAACATTCCACTGCCTCCGGCCCCACAGACCCCAACACAGACCTACTTGCTCAATCCCAGACCCCTCCTGCCCCAGCTCCATCGCCGGTCTCCTCACTTTCACGGCCCTGTAAGCTGTTCTCTTTCATCAAGCAGAGACCCACGGCACAGGCCAAGAGCCTAGAGCAGGAGTTGGCCGTCTACCTACGAGAGGAACCCACAGATGAAGAGGCTTTGCATTACTGGCGGCGTAAAGCCATTGACTTTCCTCTGCTAGCCCAGGTGGCCAAGAGGGCGTTTACCATACCTGCTTGTGGCACTGTGGTGGAGAGCATTTTCACTACTGCTGGGCGCTTTCTGCGGCCAGAGAGAGGCCGCGTCTTACCAAAGAACCTGGAGACGCTTATCTACCTCAAAGCCAACTACAGATTATTATGGACTTAA
- the si:dkey-109j17.5 gene encoding zinc finger BED domain-containing protein 4 isoform X1 has product MASVSKVSILDYFNIVFEGENGKIESNCKACGTRIQAKRSVTSNFVTHLKRKHQAMYDDFVKRKDMKREGYSSASLHSFTANGGNTHFTLPISTGGGGGVGGMGTLEGGVGGGSGGGVTKFDRHDPRQVLISEAIAKMIVRDLQPVSIVENQGFRELLQLLEPRYTPERQHYIQSQLLPAYAYQAQLATRQALASTHALSLSLDLWRGLAGATSGYLGVTCHFLTSDWQMHSALLACLPLTGGSSGNRVLSEFDEVCHSHGVSGKAFRVVADPFLATSAITAKPCCLPGFVGSPPLANGQNEDDGGEADNGNAVEEGIRNGHVDGGEEGEWEDSWWEQSLGVCRVDCFSRSLEQCVSEGLRSCPQLSSSLAKAACFYNYITSAVPPEKLNQVFDGPGLILGGPGNTPLAARDWAAQLKVLRRLLDSVEFLEEMSGPGELALGGSERARLRELTDTLEPFTEAWDMVHGDRQVDTQTDRHVSVSLALPCVLGLRKHLSETSTPHCPSLLVGLSQAVESRLAPLLEDPLYITATTLDPQFKLTWSSNPDWHRQVLIEELSKHSTASGPTDPNTDLLAQSQTPPAPAPSPVSSLSRPCKLFSFIKQRPTAQAKSLEQELAVYLREEPTDEEALHYWRRKAIDFPLLAQVAKRAFTIPACGTVVESIFTTAGRFLRPERGRVLPKNLETLIYLKANYRLLWT; this is encoded by the exons ATGGCGTCAGTTTCGAAGGTGTCTATTCTGGATTACTTTAATATTGTGTTTGAAGGTGAAAATGGCAAAATCGAGTCCAACTGCAAGGCTTGTGGGACCAGAATCCAGGCGAAGCGGAGCGTCACGTCCAACTTCGTTACGCATCTCAAG CGGAAACACCAGGCTATGTATGATGACTTTGTGAAAAGGAAGGACATGAAGAGAGAGGGTTACTCCTCTGCTTCTCTGCATAGTTTCACCGCCAATGGAGGGAATACCCACTTCACTCTCCCCATCAgtactggaggaggaggaggtgttggAGGAATGGGAACTCTTGagggaggagtaggaggaggctCTGGAGGAGGGGTGACTAAGTTTGACAGACACGACCCACGTCAG GTTCTGATCTCCGAGGCCATAGCAAAGATGATTGTGCGTGATCTGCAGCCAGTGTCCATAGTGGAAAATCAAGGCTTCAGAGAGCTGCTTCAGCTCCTGGAGCCACGTTACACTCCTGAGCGCCAGCACTACATCCAGAGCCAGCTCCTCCCAGCCTACGCCTACCAAGCCCAGCTGGCAACCCGTCAGGCCCTGGCCTCAACACACGCCCTCAGTCTCAGCCTGGATCTCTGGAGGGGCTTAGCTGGAGCCACTTCAGG GTACCTCGGTGTCACCTGCCATTTTCTTACATCTGATTGGCAGATGCATTCAGCTCTCCTGGCGTGTCTCCCCCTGACTGGGGGCAGCTCTGGGAATCGTGTGCTTTCAGAATTTGATGAAGTATGTCACTCTCATGGCGTGTCAGGGAAAGCTTTTCGCGTTGTTGCTGACCCTTTCTTGGCAACATCAGCAATAACAGCAAAGCCATGTTGTCTTCCTGGTTTCGTGGGTTCACCTCCGCTCGCTAACGGGCAAAACGAAGATGATGGAGGAGAGGCGGACAATGGCAACGCTGTGGAGGAAGGGATCAGGAATGGCCACGTTGACggtggagaggaaggagaaTGGGAGGACTCATGGTGGGAGCAAAGTCTGGGTGTTTGTCGGGTGGACTGTTTCTCTCGGTCTCTTGAACAGTGTGTCAGTGAGGGGTTACGCTCCTGTCCACAACTCTCTTCCTCGCTGGCCAAGGCTGCCTGTTTCTACAACTACATTACCTCTGCCGTCCCACCTGAGAAACTTAACCAGGTGTTTGATGGTCCTGGGTTGATCTTGGGGGGTCCAGGAAATACCCCTCTTGCAGCAAGAGACTGGGCTGCTCAGCTTAAG GTGCTTCGGCGGCTGCTGGACTCAGTGGAATTCCTGGAGGAGATGAGTGGTCCGGGGGAGCTAGCACTGGGTGGTTCAGAGAGAGCCCGGCTGAGGGAGCTCACTGACACTCTGGAGCCCTTCACTGAGGCCTGGGACATGGTGCATggggacagacaggtagacacacagacagacagacatgtgtcCGTCAGTCTGGCGCTGCCATGTGTTCTGGGCCTTCGGAAGCACCTCTCTGAGACATCAACCCCCCACTGCCCCTCTCTCCTGGTAGGCCTCAGCCAGGCTGTCGAGAGTCGGCTGGCCCCTCTCCTGGAGGACCCCCTCTACATCACTGCCACCACCCTGGACCCCCAGTTCAAGCTCACATGGAGCAGCAACCCTGATTGGCACAGACAAGTTCTCATAGAGGAGTTATCCAAACATTCCACTGCCTCCGGCCCCACAGACCCCAACACAGACCTACTTGCTCAATCCCAGACCCCTCCTGCCCCAGCTCCATCGCCGGTCTCCTCACTTTCACGGCCCTGTAAGCTGTTCTCTTTCATCAAGCAGAGACCCACGGCACAGGCCAAGAGCCTAGAGCAGGAGTTGGCCGTCTACCTACGAGAGGAACCCACAGATGAAGAGGCTTTGCATTACTGGCGGCGTAAAGCCATTGACTTTCCTCTGCTAGCCCAGGTGGCCAAGAGGGCGTTTACCATACCTGCTTGTGGCACTGTGGTGGAGAGCATTTTCACTACTGCTGGGCGCTTTCTGCGGCCAGAGAGAGGCCGCGTCTTACCAAAGAACCTGGAGACGCTTATCTACCTCAAAGCCAACTACAGATTATTATGGACTTAA
- the LOC123974967 gene encoding 3-beta-hydroxysteroid-Delta(8),Delta(7)-isomerase: MMDAKSATGVLHPYWPRDLLIPTYVANDRSMSEILVFLFSVSGVFLLLTWLITGQKGATGRLGTWRRLAVCWFAVCGFIHGVIEGWFSLYYDIIPGDQSFLSQLWKEYSKGDSRYVIADNFTVCMETVTAWLWGPFSFWAVFAFLTNRPYRFVLQLIISLGQLYGAVLYFFTEHRDGYAHSELGHPIYFWFYFVFMNVLWIVIPLVLIVDAWRQLSAAQTHTDNTKSHKSKRN, translated from the exons ATGATGGATGCCAAATCAGCAACTGGAGTTCTTCATCCCTACTGGCCACGGGACCTTTTGATTCCCACCTATGTCGCCAATGACCGATCTATGTCTGAAATTCTGGTGTTCCTGTTTTCTGTGTCTGGGGTGTTTCTGCTTCTGACCTGGTTGATCACCGGCCAGAAAGGGGCCACCGGCAGGCTGGGGACATGGAGGCGTCTGGCTGTGTGTTGGTTTGCTGTTTGTGGTTTCATCCATGGCGTCATTGAGGGCTGGTTCTCACTGTATTATGATATTATTCCTGGAGACCAGAGCTTCCTGTCACAGCTGT GGAAAGAGTACTCCAAAGGAGACAGCCGATATGTAAT AGCGGATAACTTCACTGTCTGTATGGAGACTGTGACTGCATGGTTATGGGGACCTTTTAGCTTTTGGGCTGTGTTTGCCTTCTTAACTAACAGGCCCTATAGATTTGTTCTGCAACTCATCATTTCATTAG GTCAGCTGTATGGAGCGGTGCTGTACTTCTTCACAGAGCACAGAGATGGTTATGCTCACAGTGAGTTGGGACACCCAATCTACTTCTGGTTCTACTTTGTGTTCATGAATGTGCTGTGGATCGTCATACCGCTGGTGCTCATTGTGGATGCATGGAGACAGCTGTCAGCGGCCCAGACACACACCGACAACACAAAGTCACACAAGTCTAAGAGGAACTGA
- the ccdc115 gene encoding coiled-coil domain-containing protein 115 isoform X2, with product MGVTELEESSLLLDEKLLRFMDQLELLEEKRATLNSLIEQGWFSISKARYSMGNKNVSALQYASEIEPLVCVHARTLDNGEVDFCTEIVQMCSNEAEKNAKSIEDIGPQEEGVRRRIKPTKDIVEKETSEGASSEKSPEVTPARKSDQNPQQDPLKWFGILVPQTLKQAQSSFKQVELSAEIATLQTAVLNTRRELKHSMKDKRILQEKATAAQLDKVAD from the exons ATGGGTGTGACAGAATTGGAGGAATCTTCTCTGTTACTGGACGAAAAGCTGCTCCGTTTCATGGACCAGCTGGAGTTATTGGAGGAGAAACGAGCCACTCTCAACTCTCTCATAGAGCAG GGATGGTTTTCCATATCCAAGGCTCGATATTCCATGGGAAACAAAAACGTCTCTGCACTTCAGTATGCAAGTGAGATAGAGCCACTGGTCTGTGTTCATGCTAG AACACTGGACAATGGTGAGGTGGATTTCTGCACAGAAATAGTTCAAATGTGTAGTAATGAGGctgaaaaaaatgcaaagtCAATAGAGGATATTGGACCTCAAGAAGAAG GGGTCAGGAGAAGAATCAAACCAACAAAGGACATTGTAGAGAAAGAGACAAGTGAAGGAGCAAGTAGTGAGAAATCTCCTGAAGTAACTCCAGCAAGAAAGAGTGACCAGAATCCTCAGCAAGATCCACTGAAATGGTTTGGGATTCTGGTGCCTCAAACTCTAAAACAAGCACAGTCGTCATTCAAGCAAG TAGAGCTGTCAGCTGAGATCGCAACCCTTCAGACGGCAGTTTTGAACACCAGACGGGAGCTGAAGCACAGCATGAAAGACAAACGCATTCTCCAGGAGAAAGCCACAGCAGCCCAGTTGGACAAGGTGGCAGACTAA
- the apobec2b gene encoding C->U-editing enzyme APOBEC-2b, with product MADRNSRVSVKKKEKKVENKTNDEKDKEKEKGKEKIVKRPDKLVKKTEKTPEKPKTDEEKTNGESGGATGAEAVNSEENGEFQPIELPPFEIVTGEQMSPFYFKFQFRNVEYSSGRNKTLLCFRVDTPGGSTEPLKGYMEDEHATAHAEEAFFQQVLPNTSQECEVTWYVSSSPCVACASKLANILQQRKKVRLCIFCSRLFEWEQPEIVEGLRALVSAGCKLRMMKPSDFLHVWETYVEKEDQSFTPWEDCQENYDYYMEKLADILK from the exons ATGGCGGACAGAAACAGCCGGGTCAGTGttaagaagaaagagaagaaggtggaaaacaaaacaaatgacgAGAAGGACAAGGAGAAGGAAAAGGGGAAGGAGAAGATCGTAAAAAGGCCTGACAAGCTAGTGAAAAAAACTGAGAAGACGCCTGAGAAGCCTAAGACGGACGAAGAGAAGACAAATGGGGAAAGTGGAGGGGCAACAGGAGCGGAGGCTGTTAACAGTGAAGAAAATGGAGAGTTTCAGCCCATAGAGCTGCCACCATTTGAGATTGTCACAGG AGAACAGATGAGTCCGTTCTACTTCAAGTTTCAGTTCAGGAACGTGGAATACTCATCAGGGAGGAACAAGACCCTCCTGTGCTTCAGAGTGGATACACCAGGAGGCAGCACAGAGCCTCTGAAAGGTTATATGGAGGATGAACATGCCACAGCTCATGCTGAAGAGGCATTCTTTCAACAG GTGCTCCCTAACACTTCCCAAGAGTGCGAAGTCACATGGTATGTATCATCCAGTCCCTGTGTAGCCTGTGCATCCAAGCTGGCCAACATCCTCCAGCAGCGCAAAAAGGTCCGTCTCTGCATATTCTGCTCCCGTCTCTTTGAGTGGGAGCAGCCGGAGATAGTGGAAGGGCTCCGGGCTCTGGTGAGTGCCGGCTGCAAGCTGCGGATGATGAAGCCGTCTGACTTCCTACATGTTTGGGAAACGTATGTGGAGAAGGAGGACCAGAGCTTTACACCCTGGGAGGATTGTCAGGAGAACTACGACTACTACATGGAGAAACTGGCTGATATCCTCAAGTAG
- the fkbpl gene encoding FK506-binding protein-like: MDPGHHLETLHHNGDHDAVNVSSWVSVCPRGLWEVQQRRTCEGSQQTVPNSGNDASRSSRYCPRLGSMCRVRVWLRADMDRAESLVSEKGNEKLSAQPDQSLTEVTQAVATAFPRCQDSVLQVPLGDWTTLRLGEGQCDITEACVEGMRAGEKCEILISPVTNGPDVSVPHPAEESLPLRATVELKAFTPGKESWEMSPAEKWEWVKSHKERGGVRFRSGDVWGAADSYSRALKLLITLYGHVREVERKGQEQGAEEQRDTVDETQHLPSASEFKTIKAELHSNLSLCQLKLNQPEKAKASAGKATQLEPGGAKAWYRLGQACQMVNELEEAKEAFRKLLKLQPESPAALKALKNIASREKETKAQLGLRLSKMFS; this comes from the exons ATGGATCCTGGTCACCATTTAGAAACACTGCATCACAATGGTGATCATGATGCTGTGAATGTCTCCTCCTGGGTGTCGGTGTGTCCCAGAGGCCTCTGGGAAGTCCAGCAAAGGCGAACGTGTGAGGGGAGTCAACAGACTGTTCCTAATTCTGGAAATGACGCAT CGCGTTCATCCAGGTACTGTCCAAGGTTGGGTTCCATGTGTCGAGTACGAGTGTGGCTCAGAGCTGACATGGATAGAGCAGAGAGTTTAGTATCAGAAAAGGGAAACGAGAAGCTGTCAGCCCAACCTGACCAGTCACTCACTGAGGTTACACAAGCAGTGGCCACGGCCTTCCCGAGGTGTCAGGACTCCGTGCTGCAGGTCCCACTGGGTGACTGGACAACACTGAGGCTAGGGGAGGGTCAGTGCGATATCACAGAAGCATGCGTGGAGGGGATGAGAGCAGGAGAGAAATGTGAG ATACTGATTTCTCCGGTGACAAATGGTCCAGATGTCTCCGTTCCCCATCCTGCTGAGGAAAGCCTGCCTTTACGTGCGACAGTTGAACTCAAAGCTTTCACACCCGGCAAGGAATCCTGGGAGATGTCTCCTGCCGAAAAGTGGGAGTGGGTGAAGTCGCACAAAGAGAGGGGTGGAGTGAGATTCAGGAGCGGGGATGTGTGGGGAGCAGCGGACAGCTACAGTCGGGCCCTCAAACTTCTCATCACACTCTATGGCCATGtaagagaggtggagagaaaagGACAAGAGCAGGGAGCggaggaacagagagacacagttgATGAAACACAGCACCTTCCTTCAGCTAGTGAATTCAAAACCATCAAAGCAGAGCTCCACTCAAACCTGTCCCTGTGCCAGCTTAAACTGAACCAGCCAGAGAAGGCTAAGGCCAGTGCGGGTAAAGCTACTCAGCTGGAACCAGGTGGGGCTAAAGCCTGGTACCGGCTGGGCCAAGCCTGCCAGATGGTGAATGAGCTGGAGGAGGCCAAGGAGGCATTTAGGAAACTACTGAAGCTGCAGCCAGAATCGCCTGCTGCGTTGAAGGCACTTAAAAACATAGCAagtagagaaaaagagacaaaggctcAGTTGGGACTTAGACTCAGCAAAATGTTCAGCTGA
- the ccdc115 gene encoding coiled-coil domain-containing protein 115 isoform X1 yields the protein MGVTELEESSLLLDEKLLRFMDQLELLEEKRATLNSLIEQGWFSISKARYSMGNKNVSALQYASEIEPLVCVHARTLDNGEVDFCTEIVQMCSNEAEKNAKSIEDIGPQEEGVRRRIKPTKDIVEKETSEGASSEKSPEVTPARKSDQNPQQDPLKWFGILVPQTLKQAQSSFKQVVELSAEIATLQTAVLNTRRELKHSMKDKRILQEKATAAQLDKVAD from the exons ATGGGTGTGACAGAATTGGAGGAATCTTCTCTGTTACTGGACGAAAAGCTGCTCCGTTTCATGGACCAGCTGGAGTTATTGGAGGAGAAACGAGCCACTCTCAACTCTCTCATAGAGCAG GGATGGTTTTCCATATCCAAGGCTCGATATTCCATGGGAAACAAAAACGTCTCTGCACTTCAGTATGCAAGTGAGATAGAGCCACTGGTCTGTGTTCATGCTAG AACACTGGACAATGGTGAGGTGGATTTCTGCACAGAAATAGTTCAAATGTGTAGTAATGAGGctgaaaaaaatgcaaagtCAATAGAGGATATTGGACCTCAAGAAGAAG GGGTCAGGAGAAGAATCAAACCAACAAAGGACATTGTAGAGAAAGAGACAAGTGAAGGAGCAAGTAGTGAGAAATCTCCTGAAGTAACTCCAGCAAGAAAGAGTGACCAGAATCCTCAGCAAGATCCACTGAAATGGTTTGGGATTCTGGTGCCTCAAACTCTAAAACAAGCACAGTCGTCATTCAAGCAAG TAGTAGAGCTGTCAGCTGAGATCGCAACCCTTCAGACGGCAGTTTTGAACACCAGACGGGAGCTGAAGCACAGCATGAAAGACAAACGCATTCTCCAGGAGAAAGCCACAGCAGCCCAGTTGGACAAGGTGGCAGACTAA